TCGCGTCGGTGAATGGGCCAGTTTACGCAATACCTCGCCGGAGATCGCCGAGGCTATCTTTGAAGTCGCCGATTACGACGAAGTACTGGCAGAGAAAATCTGGGAAGAAGGCAGCGACGACGTGTTACTTCGCGCCTTTGATAAAACCGACAAAGATGAACTCTTCTGGGGTGAACAGACGATAGAACGGAAAAATGTGTAACCACTCGCGCCCCCGCCTTCGCGGGGGCTTTTTTTTATTTCGCAGCATCGCGCATCAGCGCATTAAATTTATCCACCGGGCAGAAACCATTGCTGTCTACCGGGCAGCCTTTTAGCGCCAGGGTAACGCGCTGCGCCGGGGAAGCCAGCGATAACGGCTCGGCGTTTCGCAGTTGTTCCGTACTCTGATAAACGTATTCAATTTTCATGACATCGCGTTTCCCCGCCGTGTCGTGCCAGCGCTGGAACACAATTTTGCCGCCAATAGGCGTACGCTCGTACTGGTTATGCAACTGGTAAGGCGCGAAATTGAGCGCGGTCAGCAGGGAGGCAATGTTGGAATCATGCCCGACCAGGACGGTGATTTTCGGCGCGCTACTTGCCTCTTCCACCAGCGTTTTGTCGAGGTATTTCACCAGAGGTTTCGCTACGTTGCGCGCCACTTCCGGCGAGGTGAACAGCGTGTCCTGATAACTGTTTTTCAGCTTCGACAATAGGCGCCACTGCGCGTCGCTTTTAATCTCTCCCCACGCGACCTGATCGAGCGGGAAACCTTCGTAATATTGCAGCGTAAAGGCATCCACCAGCGAATTACCGACTTTCAGCGGCCCGGACACGCCCGGTTCCTGCTGATATTTTGCGCTAAAGGTATCTTTCGCATCGGTGAGTGAGCACTGCTGTTTCTCTTTACAGGCCGGAGATGCGCGATAGTGCGTGATTTTTTCCAGCAACTGGTAACTCTCATTCAGCGCAAACTTCTGTCGTTGCGCTTCCATCGCGTTGACCGCCTGCTGACTGAATTCAGCCGAATCCTCGGTGATCACCGGATTAAAAGTGGGATCCATGGTGCCCATTTTTTCCTGATGATGAACCGGAACATCACAGCCAGGAAATGCGCCGTTGGTGAAGAACTGCGCCGTGGCAACCGTGCGTTGCAGGCTGTTGGCCCAGACGTAGACACTGTTCGCGGATGGACACTCTCCCGCTTTCAACAACTGCTCTTTGACCAGCCATTCGCGCATAAAATGGCCCATGTACACTTCCAGTACGCCGCCTTTGGTCGTCAACTCGCCGCCTGGTACGTCCCACTGCGGCCAGCGGTTCGGCGTCGATTGTTCCAGTATGCTGCCGTTATTGGCTAGCGGCGCACGCAGGTTGTGGCGGCTCATGATCAAAACCTGTTGTAATTGATACCCTTGTGGTATCTCCTGCGCCAACGCAACCGGTGCGGACATGGCAATGGTAATAGCGCTTACCCTGATCAGTTTTTTCATTCTTTTCCCTCATTTTTCACGGCCTGAAAGCAAGATTGTGACACATTTATGACGCTTCGCCGGGTACGGTTGTCCGGAGTGTGCACTGGCGCAAAAAGCGATGTTTTCACCGCCCTTCTGGTTTTATAATAAAACCATTAACCGGAGGATCCCCATGAAACGTACCCGTATTGAAGAGACCTTTTGCCCCGTTGCCCGTTCGCTGAACATTATCGGTGACTGGTGGTCACTGCTGATTGTGCGCGATGCGCTGGCCGGCGTTTCGCGTTTTGGTGAGTTTCAAAAAAGCCTCGGGATCGCCAAAAATATGCTCACCGCGCGGCTTAAGCTGCTGGTAGAAGAAGGAATATTACAGACCCAACCGGCATCTGATGGCAGCGCCTGGCAAGAGTATGTGCTGACCGAAAAAGGTCGCGCCCTGCAAACCGTGCTGGTCGCCCTGTCGCAATGGGGTAATGAGTGGTTGTTTACCCGCGGGGAACCCGCCAGCGTGCTGGTTGATGAGGCTTCACGTCGTCCATTGCGCAAACTGATGTTGCAGGCGGAAGATGGCCGCGAACTGCAACCGGAAGAGGTGGTATTGCGCGTCGCCAACAGCAAATAATCCACGTTTTCTTTCCCTGAAAATAAAACCGCATCTTTTGCCATCTAATTTGGTTGCATAATAAAACCATTTAGTCGATGCTGTAGTGGTTGCATGATAAAACCATTTACCTTCGAGGAATTGAAAATGACAACCACTGCTCTGATTACCGGCGCCTCTTCAGGGATCGGCGCAATCTATGCCGACCGTCTCGCTACCCGTGGCTACAACCTGTTGCTGGTTGCGCGCCGGGCCGATCGTTTGTCGGCGCTGGCGGCCGATCTTCATCAGCGTTATGGCGTACAAGTAGAGACACTGATAGCCGACCTTAGCCAGTCAGCAGATATTGCACGCGTGGAAACCGTGCTGCGCGAGAACGCAGACATCGATTTTCTGGTCAACAATGCCGGTGCCGCGAACATGGCGTCGTTTCTCTCTTCAAGCGCTGAAGAGCATGAAGCCATTCATACGCTGAATACCACCGCGCTGATGCGCCTGACGCTGGCGGCACTGCCGCGCTTTGTCGAAAATGATCGTGGTGCCATTATCAATATCGCTTCAGTCCTTGCTTTTCACGCTCGTGCAGACAGCGCCTTGTACAGCGCCACCAAAGCCTGGGTGCTCAATTTCACCCGTGGTTTGCAGGAAGAGTTTGCTGACAGCCATGTGCGTATTCAGGCCGTATTGCCTGCGGCAACAGCCACGGAAATTTGGGGCCATTCCGGCGTTACACTGGATATGCTGCCGGAAGGTTCCGTGATGACCACCGAAAACCTGGTGGATGCCGCCCTGACGGGGTTTGATCAAGGGGAGTTAGTGACCGTACCGCCGGTGGAAGATTTGCAGCTGTGGCACAATTTTGATGAAGCCCGGCTGGCTCTGTATAGCGCCTCACGCAATGGCAAACCGGCTTCCCGTTATACGCTGTAATGTTATCCGGGAGCCACTAACGGCTCCCATCAAGGTTTAGTAAAAGCTTGCCTGCGTGGTGACGGTCATATTCGGCATCGGCGCCGGTTGCCCTTTCTCGGGCGTAACCGTGACATGGCACAGCGTAGGAACATGCTGCTTATCATACTGGCAAGCATTTGTTGCGCGAAAACCGGGCTGGTAAGCCGATTGATTCACCAGTGTGTAATCGACCGGCTTATTAGCGCTATCCGGGTAGGCCACGCTATTTGAACTGGCAAGCATACCCGAGGCATAAAATTCCGCTTTGATTAAATTCCCTTCCGCATCATAAAAATGATCCACAATCTTCTGCTCCCCCAGCATGACAGACTTCAGTTGGCCTTGCGCATTGGTGACGAAATCCAGATGGCCTGCACTGTCATCGCGGCTCAGCAGATTGCATTTGCTGTCGAGGGTGAATGACAGGGGTTTCCCGTTCTGGGTGCCTTTCAGCGTGTTTCCCTCTTTCACTAACACCGTCTGCATACGATTTACTTTATCGGTGCTGTTCAGCGTTTGAACGCAGCCATCAGCGGAGAGCGTCATGCTGAGTTGATACACGGCTTCACCTTTATCATTGACCGCTGAAGTATTCAGCGACTTAACGTGACCAACCACGGGGTTGAAATCCATCAGCGTTGAGAGGTTTAAAAGAACCGGGTTGTAGGCTTGCTGTGCGCTGGCGGCCGTCGCGGCCAGACCGAGCGCGCCAGCCAGCAAATAAGGAGAGATTTTCACTTTCGCCATCCTGTGACGTAAAGCGTCGAGGTTATCAAATATCAGTCGCTTAGCAAGCACAGCGGCAACCCGCGCTGCGCTTGCTGCGTTTTCTAATAATCCGTTGCTTCGCCAGCGCCTTTCCAGCGAGCAAGATCCTGGCTGACCGCGCTGATTTTCTCCTGCGCCAGCTGATGGGCAATCTTACCGGAGAAAAGATGCAGCGGCGGCGCGCTGACGCTTGCGGCCTGGATCATCAACAGCGCCAGCTTTTCCGGATCGCCGGCCTGTTTGCCATCAAGCTCGTTGAGGTGCAAATCCAGCGAAGCCTGCGCAGCGCGATAGGCTGGCGGCGTGTGTGAAGCCGCCTTCAGGCTCGCATCGGAGAGAAACCCGGTGCGAACCGGACCAGGGTAGACAACCGTCGCCGTGATCCCTAATTCGGCCACTTCGGCGGCCAGCGCCTCCGTTAAGCCAGCCAGGGCAAATTTGCTGGCAACGTAGCTGCCCCACCCCGCATAGCCGCCCTGAAAACCGACGATCGAAGCAATGTTGAAAATATGCCCGCGTTGCTGCTCACGTAAATGGGGTAAGACATGGCGAATGACATGCAGCGGCGCGAAAACATTAATGTCAAAGTTATCGCGCAGCTCGGCATCACTCAGTGTTTCCAGCGCGCCATACTGCCCGTAACCCGCATTATTGACCACCACATCGATACGGCCGAACCGGTCAATCGTTTTCCCGATTGCCGACTGTACGCTGGCTTCCGATCGCAAATCGACCTCCAGCGGCAAAAAGCACTCGCTCTGCGCCTCTGGCACATGTTGCAGGTTTTGCAGCGTACGCGATGTGGCGGCGACGGATTCTCCCCGTGCCAGCAACTGGCGCGCCAGCGATAATCCCACGCCTCGCGCTGCGCCAGTGATAAACCAGACTTTTTTATCCATCTGCGCCTCCTCAATATGGGCTTTGTGTTGGGCGAACAATCATTTCGCTGACATCGACGCCATCCGGCTGTGCGATAGCCCACGCAATCGCTTTGGCAATGGCATCTGCGGGCAGCGCAATGCGGCGAAATTCCTGCATCGCCGTTTTTGTGTCGTCATCCGTGATGTGATCGGCCAGTTCCGATTCCACCACGCCGGGACTGATGACGGTAACGCGGATCGTTTCCGTCTCCTGGCGCAATCCGTCAGAGATGGCGCGAACGGCGAATTTACTGGCGCAATAGACCGCTGATGAGGGGAAAACGGTATGTGCGCCAATTGACGCCACATTAATGATCTGCCCGCCGCCCTGTTGTTCCATAACCGGCAGCACCGCAGCAATACCGTTGAGGACGCCGTGCACATTGACATCGAGGGTTTGTCGCCACTCATCCAGTTTCCGCGCTGCCAGCGGCGAGAGTGGCATAACGCCGGCGTTATTGATCAGCACATCGATTCGTCCGTAGTTCGACAGGGCAAAATCCGCCATCTGTTGCAGGTCGCCAGCCTCTGTCACATCTACCTGCAACGCGTCGATATTGCCCAGCTCCTCCTGCAGACGCTGTAGCTTTGCCAGCCGCCGGGCACCGATAATCAAATGATGCCCTTCCTGCACCAGCCGCCGCACGGTGGCTTCACCAATACCGCTACTGGCTCCGGTCAGCAGGATAATTTTGCGCTTCGTCATAAGGTGATCTCCTGTGTTGTGTCACCAGCAACAGAGTAGGCGGCGAGGAAGAGGCAAAACAGGCCTATTATTCTCCGATGATTGCCTGTTCCTCTTCACCCTGTTCACGTAACGGGCGAAAAACGGCAGAATGGTTGCTTAATTATGATGAGGAGAGAAGCAATGCACACTGAAATGGTGTCGCTGCTCCGCAGCCTGGCGCCCAACGAGGGTTACACCTGTTCGCGGCTGGAAACGGTACGCTTCATGCGCTCGGATCGCCCGTTGGGCCGCACGCCGGTGGTCTATGAGCCGGGCATAGTGATTGTCTGCCAGGGCCATAAACGCGGTTATCTGGCCGACCGGGTCTACCACTACGATAAGCAACATTACCTGGTGCTTTCGGTGCCGCTGCCTTTTTCTACCGAAACAGAGGCCAGCGCAGAAGAACCGCTGCTGGCTATTGCCGTACGGCTGGAGATGACGGTTTTGCTGGAGTTAATGAGTGAACTGGAGCAGTCAGCCATATCTGCCGCCACCGCGCCGGAAGGGATCATTTCTACGCCGCTGGAACC
The Kosakonia oryzae genome window above contains:
- a CDS encoding YccJ family protein; the protein is MPTQEAKAHRVGEWASLRNTSPEIAEAIFEVADYDEVLAEKIWEEGSDDVLLRAFDKTDKDELFWGEQTIERKNV
- the agp gene encoding bifunctional glucose-1-phosphatase/inositol phosphatase, which encodes MKKLIRVSAITIAMSAPVALAQEIPQGYQLQQVLIMSRHNLRAPLANNGSILEQSTPNRWPQWDVPGGELTTKGGVLEVYMGHFMREWLVKEQLLKAGECPSANSVYVWANSLQRTVATAQFFTNGAFPGCDVPVHHQEKMGTMDPTFNPVITEDSAEFSQQAVNAMEAQRQKFALNESYQLLEKITHYRASPACKEKQQCSLTDAKDTFSAKYQQEPGVSGPLKVGNSLVDAFTLQYYEGFPLDQVAWGEIKSDAQWRLLSKLKNSYQDTLFTSPEVARNVAKPLVKYLDKTLVEEASSAPKITVLVGHDSNIASLLTALNFAPYQLHNQYERTPIGGKIVFQRWHDTAGKRDVMKIEYVYQSTEQLRNAEPLSLASPAQRVTLALKGCPVDSNGFCPVDKFNALMRDAAK
- a CDS encoding winged helix-turn-helix transcriptional regulator gives rise to the protein MKRTRIEETFCPVARSLNIIGDWWSLLIVRDALAGVSRFGEFQKSLGIAKNMLTARLKLLVEEGILQTQPASDGSAWQEYVLTEKGRALQTVLVALSQWGNEWLFTRGEPASVLVDEASRRPLRKLMLQAEDGRELQPEEVVLRVANSK
- a CDS encoding SDR family NAD(P)-dependent oxidoreductase produces the protein MTTTALITGASSGIGAIYADRLATRGYNLLLVARRADRLSALAADLHQRYGVQVETLIADLSQSADIARVETVLRENADIDFLVNNAGAANMASFLSSSAEEHEAIHTLNTTALMRLTLAALPRFVENDRGAIINIASVLAFHARADSALYSATKAWVLNFTRGLQEEFADSHVRIQAVLPAATATEIWGHSGVTLDMLPEGSVMTTENLVDAALTGFDQGELVTVPPVEDLQLWHNFDEARLALYSASRNGKPASRYTL
- a CDS encoding YnfC family lipoprotein, translated to MKISPYLLAGALGLAATAASAQQAYNPVLLNLSTLMDFNPVVGHVKSLNTSAVNDKGEAVYQLSMTLSADGCVQTLNSTDKVNRMQTVLVKEGNTLKGTQNGKPLSFTLDSKCNLLSRDDSAGHLDFVTNAQGQLKSVMLGEQKIVDHFYDAEGNLIKAEFYASGMLASSNSVAYPDSANKPVDYTLVNQSAYQPGFRATNACQYDKQHVPTLCHVTVTPEKGQPAPMPNMTVTTQASFY
- a CDS encoding SDR family oxidoreductase; translation: MDKKVWFITGAARGVGLSLARQLLARGESVAATSRTLQNLQHVPEAQSECFLPLEVDLRSEASVQSAIGKTIDRFGRIDVVVNNAGYGQYGALETLSDAELRDNFDINVFAPLHVIRHVLPHLREQQRGHIFNIASIVGFQGGYAGWGSYVASKFALAGLTEALAAEVAELGITATVVYPGPVRTGFLSDASLKAASHTPPAYRAAQASLDLHLNELDGKQAGDPEKLALLMIQAASVSAPPLHLFSGKIAHQLAQEKISAVSQDLARWKGAGEATDY
- a CDS encoding SDR family oxidoreductase; this translates as MTKRKIILLTGASSGIGEATVRRLVQEGHHLIIGARRLAKLQRLQEELGNIDALQVDVTEAGDLQQMADFALSNYGRIDVLINNAGVMPLSPLAARKLDEWRQTLDVNVHGVLNGIAAVLPVMEQQGGGQIINVASIGAHTVFPSSAVYCASKFAVRAISDGLRQETETIRVTVISPGVVESELADHITDDDTKTAMQEFRRIALPADAIAKAIAWAIAQPDGVDVSEMIVRPTQSPY